One region of Salinirubrum litoreum genomic DNA includes:
- a CDS encoding universal stress protein translates to MDTPDSTDSAETVGTADTPDSADTLGTAGTPDSTDTLGTAGTPDAVDAGPVLVAVSDPAHVEQLVRTAGDLARLGSGLVRIVTVAVKPHDSPFGVFDDETIRREFADDSHELLASATTPAGVGVDRQVVVARSVAGGIVSAVDQWDPSALVVGWTGATSRRDAVFGTTVDRLVERVSCDLYVERIGREADGVESVLLPVAGGPHVGVSARVAVAIADRNDARVVCYTVATPTGDRDTEAVLAEAQAAVDALGRDVPVSRVVRESPDVTDAVVADADDYDVLVFGATRQGPLRRRLAGSVPRSVVARTDQTLLVARDGDTVGGLWHRLGELIRR, encoded by the coding sequence ATGGACACGCCGGACTCGACCGACTCCGCCGAGACGGTCGGCACTGCCGACACACCCGACTCGGCAGACACGCTCGGCACCGCAGGCACGCCGGACTCGACCGACACGCTCGGCACCGCAGGCACGCCCGACGCGGTAGACGCCGGTCCGGTGCTGGTCGCCGTCAGCGACCCGGCACACGTCGAGCAGTTGGTCCGGACTGCCGGCGACCTCGCCCGCCTCGGGAGCGGACTGGTCCGGATCGTCACGGTCGCGGTCAAACCCCACGACTCCCCGTTCGGCGTCTTCGACGACGAGACGATCCGGCGGGAGTTCGCCGACGACAGCCACGAACTCCTGGCGAGTGCGACGACCCCGGCCGGCGTCGGTGTCGACCGACAGGTGGTCGTCGCCCGGTCGGTCGCGGGCGGCATCGTCTCGGCGGTCGACCAGTGGGACCCCTCGGCGCTCGTCGTCGGGTGGACCGGCGCGACCAGCCGACGCGACGCGGTCTTCGGGACGACCGTCGACCGACTCGTGGAGCGCGTCTCGTGTGACCTGTACGTCGAACGGATCGGGAGAGAGGCGGACGGCGTCGAGTCGGTCCTCCTGCCGGTCGCAGGGGGCCCGCACGTCGGCGTCTCCGCGCGCGTCGCCGTCGCCATCGCCGACCGGAACGACGCGCGGGTCGTCTGCTACACGGTGGCGACGCCGACCGGCGACCGGGACACCGAGGCGGTGCTCGCCGAGGCGCAGGCCGCCGTGGACGCGCTGGGTCGTGACGTGCCGGTCTCGCGTGTCGTCCGCGAGTCGCCGGACGTGACCGACGCGGTCGTCGCCGACGCCGACGACTACGACGTGCTCGTCTTCGGCGCGACGCGGCAGGGACCGCTCCGGCGGCGACTGGCCGGGTCGGTCCCGCGGTCGGTCGTCGCCCGCACCGACCAGACACTGCTCGTCGCCCGCGACGGCGACACGGTCGGGGGACTGTGGCACCGACTCGGGGAGCTGATCCGGCGGTGA
- a CDS encoding ferritin-like domain-containing protein, whose amino-acid sequence MTDPRRDSHDATQSATDRFDIDAQHAELRGHTTHEDAEAGDGNTTGDSLRSHTTRRKMIAGLAAAGTAAIAGCSGDGGQATEEPTMTPTDTPTPTETPTEEPTEMEPPNPDVDVLNYALTLEHLENAFYRDGLDEFADEELMMADVLSPFGEAVRMDVPEFLQTVGAHEKAHVDALSATIEDLGGTPVMEAEYDFGYETASEFIATAKALENTGVSAYAGAAPAIVNNEILQAAAGIHSVEARHASFLNLVNDDSPFPAGVDEARSVAEVVDIAGQFITSDVSLPDGLTDDEEPEQDRKADNDVSDVDVLNYALTLEHLENAFYRDGLENFSDDELMSANVLSDYDDGLTMKVPDHLATVGAHEAAHVDAISQTVSDLGGTPVEEATYDFGYETASEFLAVAQALENTGVAAYAGAAGTVAADAVFSAAIGIHSVEARHAAFLNELNVESPFPNGVDEPMTMSEVTEVAGQFIVEE is encoded by the coding sequence ATGACCGACCCACGACGCGACTCCCACGACGCGACCCAGTCCGCGACCGACCGCTTCGACATCGACGCCCAGCACGCCGAACTTCGCGGCCACACGACCCACGAGGATGCGGAGGCCGGCGACGGAAACACCACCGGCGACAGCCTCCGGAGCCACACGACGCGCCGGAAGATGATCGCAGGGCTGGCCGCCGCCGGCACCGCCGCGATCGCCGGCTGTTCCGGCGACGGCGGGCAGGCGACCGAGGAACCGACGATGACGCCGACCGACACGCCGACGCCGACGGAGACGCCCACCGAGGAGCCGACCGAGATGGAGCCGCCGAACCCGGACGTCGACGTGCTGAACTACGCGCTGACGCTCGAGCACCTCGAGAACGCGTTCTACCGTGACGGACTCGACGAGTTCGCCGACGAGGAACTGATGATGGCCGACGTGCTGTCGCCGTTCGGCGAGGCCGTCCGGATGGACGTGCCGGAGTTCCTGCAGACCGTCGGTGCCCACGAGAAGGCCCACGTCGACGCGCTGTCGGCGACGATCGAGGACCTCGGCGGCACGCCCGTCATGGAAGCCGAGTACGACTTCGGCTACGAGACGGCCTCCGAGTTCATCGCCACCGCGAAGGCACTGGAGAACACCGGCGTCTCGGCGTACGCCGGTGCGGCACCCGCCATCGTGAACAACGAGATCCTGCAGGCCGCCGCCGGTATCCACAGTGTCGAGGCGCGCCACGCCTCGTTCCTGAACCTCGTGAACGACGACTCCCCGTTCCCGGCCGGCGTGGACGAAGCTCGGTCCGTCGCCGAGGTCGTCGACATCGCCGGGCAGTTCATCACCAGCGACGTGTCCCTGCCCGACGGGCTGACCGACGACGAGGAACCCGAGCAGGACCGGAAGGCAGACAACGACGTGAGCGACGTGGACGTGCTGAACTACGCGCTGACGCTCGAACACCTCGAGAACGCCTTCTACCGCGACGGCCTGGAGAACTTCTCCGACGACGAACTGATGTCCGCGAACGTCCTGTCCGACTACGACGACGGCCTGACCATGAAGGTGCCGGACCACCTCGCCACGGTCGGTGCCCACGAGGCGGCCCACGTCGACGCGATCAGCCAGACGGTCTCTGATCTCGGCGGGACGCCGGTCGAGGAGGCGACCTACGACTTCGGCTACGAGACCGCCTCGGAGTTCCTCGCGGTCGCACAGGCACTCGAGAACACCGGTGTCGCGGCCTACGCGGGGGCCGCCGGGACCGTCGCGGCCGACGCCGTCTTCTCGGCCGCGATCGGTATCCACAGCGTCGAGGCACGCCACGCCGCGTTCCTGAACGAACTGAACGTCGAGTCGCCGTTCCCGAACGGCGTGGACGAGCCGATGACCATGTCGGAGGTGACGGAGGTCGCCGGCCAGTTCATCGTCGAGGAATGA
- a CDS encoding FAD-dependent oxidoreductase translates to MARNTVLVIGGGATGAGVARDLALRGVDVTLVDRGGLGSGASGTSHGLLHSGARYAEADAVGAEECIAENEIVRDIAGECIRDTGGLFVSLAEDDADYFERKYDACEEIGIPVERLDATTAQERVPGLADDVARAMEVPDGVVYPSRLVAANAADARDHGATIHPHAPVESITVADERVTGVRLGGNVDDTVEPDYVVNAAGAWAGSVGEMLGVGVEMQPTRGVMVSLDYEGLGPVLNRCRDPDDGDIVVPHESEAVVGTTSVRVDDPDDYEQERWEVEVSIEECAEMLPALADADPIREWWGVRPLYAPDEASRNARGISRGFFRLDHADDGVGNAASIVGGKLTTYRQMAAATADLVCEKLGVDAECETADRRLPGADDPRTLDRFVREFDGQGPTDEDVVAAE, encoded by the coding sequence ATGGCACGCAACACGGTACTGGTGATCGGCGGCGGTGCGACCGGTGCGGGCGTGGCGCGCGACCTCGCGTTGCGCGGCGTGGACGTGACGCTGGTGGACAGGGGCGGACTCGGCAGCGGCGCGTCCGGGACCTCACACGGCCTGCTCCACAGCGGCGCGCGCTACGCCGAGGCCGACGCGGTCGGCGCGGAGGAGTGCATCGCGGAGAACGAGATCGTCCGCGACATCGCGGGCGAGTGCATCCGCGACACCGGCGGCCTGTTCGTCTCGCTGGCCGAGGACGACGCGGACTACTTCGAGCGCAAGTACGACGCCTGCGAGGAGATCGGGATCCCGGTCGAGCGACTCGACGCGACCACAGCCCAGGAACGCGTCCCCGGCCTCGCAGACGACGTGGCACGCGCGATGGAAGTCCCCGACGGCGTCGTCTACCCCTCTCGGCTGGTCGCCGCGAACGCCGCCGACGCCCGCGACCACGGCGCGACGATCCACCCGCACGCGCCGGTGGAGTCGATCACGGTCGCCGACGAGCGCGTGACCGGGGTGCGACTCGGCGGGAACGTCGACGACACGGTCGAACCGGACTACGTGGTCAACGCGGCCGGCGCGTGGGCCGGCTCGGTCGGCGAGATGCTCGGTGTCGGCGTCGAGATGCAACCGACCAGAGGCGTGATGGTGTCGCTCGACTACGAGGGCCTCGGCCCGGTCCTGAACCGGTGCCGCGACCCCGACGACGGCGACATCGTCGTCCCCCACGAGTCGGAGGCGGTCGTCGGCACGACCAGCGTCCGCGTCGACGACCCCGACGACTACGAGCAGGAACGCTGGGAGGTCGAGGTGTCCATCGAGGAGTGTGCCGAGATGCTCCCGGCGCTGGCGGACGCCGACCCGATCCGGGAGTGGTGGGGCGTCCGGCCGCTGTACGCGCCCGACGAGGCGAGTCGGAACGCGCGCGGCATCTCGCGCGGGTTCTTCCGACTGGATCACGCAGACGACGGCGTCGGCAACGCCGCCTCCATCGTCGGCGGAAAGCTGACGACCTACCGGCAGATGGCCGCGGCGACGGCCGACCTCGTGTGCGAGAAACTCGGCGTCGACGCCGAGTGTGAGACGGCCGACCGGCGACTGCCCGGCGCGGACGACCCCCGGACGCTGGACCGGTTCGTCCGCGAGTTCGACGGGCAGGGGCCGACCGACGAGGACGTGGTGGCCGCCGAGTGA
- a CDS encoding inorganic phosphate transporter, whose product MATVTFWALFALATLTALGTAWALGANSNSPPFAPAIGANAISTMRAAFLIGILAALGALTQGGSISETVGAGLIDGVAITSLAATAGLLTATAFMAFGVYSGYPVPAAFATTGAMIGVGLSLGGDPAFDTYRRIGTFWVLVPPVSGGLAYLTATLLRRDDIPETVGVPLLAGLVGGIVANLQLSVIPSPPDATQASLAGFAARVVGLGSLLPVGPLPVVGSVDPVAVVATLLLAGVSFQFVRRRTQQSVERGVRTFLVLLGSLVAFSSGGSQVGLATGPLENLYVGELGLPGIVLLAVGAVGILGGAWMGAPRLLQATSREYAQLGVRRSIAALVPGFVIAQAAIALGIPISFNNIIISGVVGGGLAGGSAGVSRRKIGVTLGFWLLTLVASVGIGFGLYRLFATLLGV is encoded by the coding sequence ATGGCGACGGTGACCTTCTGGGCGCTGTTCGCGCTCGCCACCCTGACCGCGCTGGGGACCGCGTGGGCGCTCGGTGCGAACAGCAACTCGCCGCCCTTCGCCCCCGCGATCGGGGCGAACGCCATCTCCACGATGCGGGCCGCCTTCCTCATCGGCATCCTCGCGGCACTCGGCGCGCTGACGCAGGGCGGGAGCATCTCCGAGACGGTCGGCGCGGGGCTGATCGACGGCGTGGCGATCACGTCGCTGGCGGCGACCGCCGGCCTGCTGACCGCGACCGCGTTCATGGCCTTCGGCGTCTACTCCGGCTACCCGGTGCCGGCCGCGTTCGCCACCACCGGGGCGATGATCGGCGTCGGCCTCTCGCTGGGCGGCGACCCGGCGTTCGACACCTACCGCCGCATCGGCACCTTCTGGGTGCTCGTGCCGCCGGTGTCGGGTGGACTCGCCTACCTCACCGCGACGCTGCTCCGCCGGGACGACATCCCCGAGACGGTCGGCGTGCCACTGCTCGCGGGGCTGGTCGGGGGCATCGTCGCCAACCTCCAACTGTCCGTGATCCCCTCCCCGCCGGACGCGACGCAGGCCTCGCTCGCCGGGTTCGCTGCGCGCGTGGTGGGTCTCGGCTCGCTGCTGCCGGTCGGCCCCCTGCCGGTCGTCGGCAGTGTCGACCCCGTGGCGGTGGTAGCGACCCTCCTGCTCGCGGGTGTCAGCTTCCAGTTCGTCCGCCGGCGCACCCAGCAGTCGGTCGAGCGCGGCGTCCGGACCTTCCTCGTGCTCCTGGGGAGTCTCGTCGCCTTCTCCAGCGGCGGGAGTCAGGTCGGCCTGGCGACCGGTCCGCTGGAGAACCTCTACGTCGGCGAACTCGGACTGCCGGGGATCGTCCTGCTGGCGGTCGGGGCGGTCGGCATCCTCGGCGGGGCGTGGATGGGCGCGCCGCGACTCCTGCAGGCGACTTCCAGGGAGTACGCCCAACTCGGCGTCCGGCGCTCTATCGCCGCGCTGGTGCCGGGGTTCGTCATCGCGCAGGCGGCCATCGCGCTCGGCATCCCCATCTCGTTCAACAACATCATCATCTCCGGCGTCGTCGGCGGCGGCCTCGCGGGCGGGTCTGCGGGCGTCTCCCGACGGAAGATCGGTGTCACGCTCGGGTTCTGGCTCCTGACGCTGGTGGCGTCGGTCGGCATCGGCTTCGGGCTCTACCGACTGTTCGCCACGCTGCTGGGCGTTTGA
- the mutL gene encoding DNA mismatch repair endonuclease MutL, whose amino-acid sequence MTDIHQLDQDTIQRIAAGEVVERPASAVKELVENSLDADASRVSVAVESGGKEGVRVRDDGIGMSREQLELAVEEHTTSKISDIGDLEAGVGTLGFRGEALSTIGAVSRLTIRSKPRGGSGAGGGSGAGTELRMEGGEVVDVAPAGCPEGTTVEVGDLFFNTPARKKFLKTDATEFDHVNTVVTQYALANPDVAVSLEHDDREVFATEGRGSLESTVLSVYGREVAEAMHRVDADPRAGAVHSVTGLVSHPETTRASRDYCSTFVNGRYVRASVLRDAILDAYGGQLAPDRFPFAVLFVEVPPESVDVNVHPRKMEVRFDDEAGVKAGVESAVEDALLDAGLVRSSAPRGRSAPAETQLSPESGWNDSERDSTEDPGVVGSGVADSDEDDDRPGPGRAPAARAPESAEDGATTDSDSSVAGDSGSSVAGDSESASVHDSESAESWDAESVPATRSDTRRGSTTTGSATEDGTASAVPSSGGGEVPSSGGGEGPSSGGGEVPSTGSEGDDANSTRRFRDTTGQRTLTGDDARPEAEYDSLPSLRVLGQYDDTYLVCESDDGLLLLDQHAADERVNYERLQDAMAGDTPTQALAEPVTLELTARETELFAEYTDALSQVGFHAGRTGDRSVEVRTVPAVFGDALDPDLLRDVLSAFVADGVDGDETVDAVADALLADLACYPSITGNTSLHEGSMTGLLDALDDCANPFACPHGRPTVVRFDRGEIDDRFERDYPGHAGRRRED is encoded by the coding sequence GTGACCGACATCCACCAGCTCGATCAGGACACCATCCAGCGAATCGCGGCGGGAGAGGTCGTCGAGCGCCCGGCGTCGGCGGTGAAGGAACTCGTCGAGAACAGCCTCGACGCCGACGCCTCGCGCGTCTCGGTCGCGGTCGAGTCCGGCGGGAAGGAGGGTGTGCGCGTCCGTGACGACGGGATCGGGATGAGCCGCGAGCAACTGGAACTCGCGGTCGAAGAGCACACGACGAGCAAGATTTCGGACATCGGTGATCTGGAGGCCGGCGTCGGTACCCTCGGCTTCCGGGGGGAGGCGCTCTCGACGATCGGCGCGGTCTCGCGGTTGACGATCAGGTCGAAACCGCGCGGCGGGTCCGGTGCTGGTGGCGGGTCGGGCGCGGGCACCGAACTCCGGATGGAGGGCGGCGAGGTCGTGGACGTGGCTCCCGCCGGCTGTCCCGAGGGCACCACGGTCGAAGTCGGCGACCTGTTCTTCAACACGCCGGCTCGCAAGAAGTTCCTGAAGACCGACGCGACCGAGTTCGACCACGTCAACACGGTCGTCACGCAGTACGCGCTGGCGAACCCCGACGTGGCCGTCTCGCTGGAACACGACGACCGGGAGGTGTTCGCCACCGAGGGGCGCGGCAGTCTCGAATCGACCGTCCTGTCGGTGTACGGGCGGGAGGTCGCCGAGGCGATGCACCGGGTCGACGCGGACCCGCGCGCCGGCGCGGTCCACTCGGTGACCGGCCTCGTCAGCCACCCCGAGACGACCCGCGCCTCGCGGGACTACTGCTCGACGTTCGTCAACGGGCGGTACGTCCGGGCGTCGGTCCTCCGGGACGCCATCCTCGACGCCTACGGCGGGCAACTCGCGCCCGATCGGTTCCCCTTCGCCGTCCTGTTCGTCGAGGTGCCGCCCGAATCCGTGGACGTGAACGTCCACCCCCGGAAGATGGAGGTCCGGTTCGACGACGAGGCGGGCGTGAAAGCGGGCGTGGAGTCGGCGGTCGAGGACGCCCTGCTGGACGCCGGCCTCGTGCGCTCCTCGGCCCCGCGCGGGCGGTCGGCACCCGCAGAGACGCAACTCAGCCCCGAGTCCGGGTGGAACGACAGCGAGCGCGACTCGACCGAGGACCCCGGCGTCGTCGGCTCCGGAGTCGCCGACTCGGACGAAGACGACGACCGGCCCGGACCGGGGCGCGCGCCGGCGGCGCGCGCCCCTGAGTCGGCCGAAGATGGTGCGACGACCGACTCCGACTCGTCGGTGGCTGGCGACTCCGGGTCGTCGGTAGCCGGCGACTCGGAGTCGGCGTCGGTCCACGATTCGGAGTCGGCCGAGTCGTGGGACGCGGAGTCGGTTCCTGCGACGCGCTCCGACACTCGACGAGGGAGCACGACCACCGGGAGTGCGACCGAGGATGGGACCGCATCAGCGGTCCCATCCTCCGGGGGCGGGGAGGTCCCATCCTCCGGGGGCGGGGAGGGCCCATCCTCCGGGGGTGGGGAAGTCCCATCCACAGGGAGTGAGGGAGACGACGCGAACTCGACGCGCCGCTTCCGCGACACGACCGGCCAGCGAACACTCACCGGGGACGACGCCCGACCCGAGGCCGAGTACGACAGCCTCCCCAGTCTCAGAGTGCTCGGGCAGTACGACGACACCTACCTCGTCTGCGAGTCCGACGACGGTCTCCTCCTGCTCGATCAGCACGCCGCCGACGAGCGCGTGAACTACGAGCGTCTGCAGGACGCGATGGCCGGCGACACGCCGACACAGGCGCTCGCGGAACCGGTGACGCTGGAACTCACCGCGAGAGAGACCGAACTGTTCGCGGAGTACACCGACGCGCTGTCGCAGGTCGGCTTCCACGCCGGACGGACCGGCGACCGGAGCGTCGAGGTGCGCACCGTGCCGGCAGTGTTCGGCGACGCACTGGACCCCGACCTCCTTCGGGACGTGCTCTCGGCGTTCGTGGCAGACGGCGTGGACGGGGACGAGACGGTGGACGCGGTGGCCGACGCACTGCTCGCCGACCTGGCGTGTTACCCCTCGATCACCGGGAACACGTCGCTCCACGAGGGGTCGATGACCGGCCTCCTCGACGCACTCGACGACTGTGCGAACCCCTTCGCCTGCCCGCACGGCCGACCGACTGTCGTCCGGTTCGACCGGGGCGAGATCGACGACCGGTTCGAGCGCGACTACCCCGGCCACGCCGGGCGACGACGCGAGGACTGA
- a CDS encoding NmrA family NAD(P)-binding protein, which translates to MSRGLRVLVVGATGRQGGAVVDALLADDADFEVFGLTRDPDSESARALAERGVTVVEGDATDRESMDRVLAETDATDVFLLTTGGADAERRQGETVVAAAEAAGVGHLVFSSGGNAGAGGHVPHVAAKFAVEQRLRESPMRWTIVRPHSFVSNLARNRDEIASGTLSFPIPEGERFAFVDHRDVGRLAVRAFRDPDRFAGETIELAGAVVSLPELAEAVSDVVGHGVDPRPIPREAMGGGMATFAEFVAESADVVDPDRLHRVYDFEPTDLRTALRESDWL; encoded by the coding sequence GTGAGCAGGGGACTGAGAGTCCTCGTCGTCGGCGCGACCGGGAGGCAGGGCGGCGCGGTGGTCGACGCCCTGCTCGCCGACGACGCCGACTTCGAGGTGTTCGGTCTGACCCGCGACCCCGACAGCGAGAGCGCCCGCGCCCTCGCAGAGCGCGGCGTCACGGTCGTCGAGGGTGACGCGACCGACCGGGAGTCGATGGATCGCGTGCTCGCCGAGACCGACGCAACTGACGTGTTCCTGCTGACCACCGGTGGTGCCGACGCCGAGCGCCGACAGGGTGAGACGGTCGTCGCGGCCGCGGAGGCGGCCGGCGTCGGGCACCTCGTCTTCTCCTCCGGCGGGAACGCCGGTGCGGGGGGTCACGTCCCGCACGTCGCCGCGAAGTTCGCGGTCGAGCAGCGACTCCGCGAGTCGCCGATGCGCTGGACGATCGTCCGCCCGCACAGTTTCGTGAGCAACCTCGCCCGGAACCGGGACGAGATCGCGTCCGGGACGCTGTCGTTTCCGATCCCCGAGGGAGAACGCTTCGCGTTCGTCGATCACCGCGACGTCGGCCGGTTGGCGGTCCGGGCGTTCCGCGACCCCGACCGGTTCGCGGGCGAGACGATCGAACTCGCGGGCGCGGTCGTCTCTCTGCCGGAACTCGCCGAGGCGGTGAGCGACGTGGTGGGTCACGGGGTCGACCCGCGACCGATCCCGCGCGAGGCGATGGGTGGCGGGATGGCGACGTTCGCCGAGTTCGTGGCCGAGTCGGCCGACGTGGTCGATCCCGACCGACTGCACCGGGTGTACGACTTCGAACCGACCGACCTTCGGACGGCACTGCGCGAGAGCGACTGGCTGTAG
- a CDS encoding dihydrolipoyl dehydrogenase family protein, whose product MHVLIVGAYGSAGVAVAGELAPHVGTEIDRLTLVDDGDPGGGLCILRGCMPSKEVISAGEHRYRVRHDHRLVGDPPEVDLDAVVETKDDHVLGFAEHRRAAVHDLADREGVEFHHETATFVDDRVVQVGDERMEADYVVIATGSAHNVPDLPGIESVPYSTSADVLDATSLPESGIVMGFGYVGLELVPYLRESGVDEITVIEHDARPLDEADPDFGDELLDIYRDEFDVEILTNSYEQSVEQTADGGVRLHVERDGEPETVEAEELFLFTGRRPALDGLGLDRTGLEPGPDWVRDTMQARDDDRVFVVGDVNGKEPILHVAKEQGFTAAENVLAHARGEEGVAYENVHHHVVFSALATYPYARVGHSAASAVEAGLDHHVVTRRASDDGVFKTKDAPRGLASLVVGTDGTVLGYQGLHLHADVMAKTMQLAVEMGLDVREIPDRSYHPTTPEILDGLVRDGASAVE is encoded by the coding sequence ATGCACGTTCTGATCGTCGGCGCGTACGGGAGCGCGGGAGTCGCCGTCGCGGGGGAGTTGGCACCCCACGTCGGCACCGAGATCGACCGCCTGACGCTCGTGGACGACGGCGACCCCGGCGGCGGGCTCTGTATCCTGCGTGGTTGTATGCCCTCGAAAGAGGTCATCTCGGCCGGCGAACACCGCTACCGCGTTCGCCACGACCACCGACTCGTCGGCGACCCCCCCGAGGTCGATCTGGACGCGGTCGTCGAGACGAAAGACGACCACGTGCTGGGCTTCGCGGAGCACCGCCGGGCGGCGGTCCACGACCTCGCAGACCGGGAGGGCGTCGAGTTCCACCACGAGACGGCGACGTTCGTGGACGACCGGGTCGTGCAGGTCGGCGACGAGCGGATGGAGGCGGACTACGTCGTGATCGCCACCGGGTCGGCCCACAACGTGCCGGACCTGCCGGGCATCGAGTCGGTGCCGTACTCGACCAGCGCGGACGTGCTGGACGCGACCAGCCTCCCCGAGTCGGGGATCGTGATGGGGTTCGGCTACGTCGGTCTCGAACTCGTGCCGTACCTCCGGGAGTCGGGCGTCGACGAGATCACGGTGATCGAACACGACGCCCGGCCGCTGGACGAGGCGGACCCGGACTTCGGCGACGAACTGCTCGACATCTACCGCGACGAGTTCGACGTGGAGATTCTGACGAACAGCTACGAGCAGTCCGTCGAACAGACGGCAGACGGCGGGGTCCGCCTCCACGTCGAACGCGACGGGGAACCGGAGACCGTGGAGGCCGAGGAACTGTTCCTGTTCACCGGTCGCCGGCCCGCACTGGACGGACTGGGACTCGACCGAACTGGGCTAGAACCGGGACCGGACTGGGTGCGGGACACGATGCAGGCGCGGGACGACGACCGCGTCTTCGTGGTCGGGGACGTGAACGGGAAGGAACCGATCCTGCACGTCGCCAAAGAGCAGGGGTTCACGGCGGCGGAGAACGTCCTCGCGCACGCTCGCGGCGAAGAGGGAGTCGCGTACGAGAACGTCCACCACCACGTGGTCTTCTCGGCGCTGGCGACGTACCCCTACGCCAGAGTCGGCCACTCGGCCGCGTCGGCGGTCGAGGCCGGACTGGACCACCACGTCGTGACGCGGCGGGCGAGCGACGACGGGGTGTTCAAGACGAAAGACGCGCCGCGCGGGTTGGCCTCGCTGGTCGTCGGCACCGACGGGACCGTGCTGGGGTATCAGGGGCTACATCTGCACGCCGACGTGATGGCGAAGACGATGCAACTCGCGGTGGAGATGGGGCTGGACGTGCGCGAGATTCCGGACCGGTCGTACCACCCGACGACCCCGGAGATTCTCGACGGACTGGTTCGGGACGGGGCGAGTGCTGTGGAGTAG
- the kdgK1 gene encoding bifunctional 2-dehydro-3-deoxygluconokinase/2-dehydro-3-deoxygalactonokinase has product MTDLVTFGETMLRLTPPAGDRLETTDTYDVQPGGAESNVACGASLLGVDSVWLSKLPKSPLGQRVVRELRGHGVRTGVAWADPDDHRLGTYYLEHGGTPRGTNVIYDRADSAVTTVTPDELPVAAIKGAERFYTSGITPALSPTTLATTRTLLEAAREADTRTAFDLNYRSKLWDPDTAAETYRDLFPLIDTLVAPVRDARNVLDREGTPIEIAHSLATDHGFDTVVLTRGDSGATALHADEIYEQPAFETETFDAIGTGDAFVAGFLARRIRGDDVDTALEYAAAAASLKRTVGGDVAVIRPEEVEAVVAESGDEISR; this is encoded by the coding sequence ATGACCGACCTCGTCACCTTCGGCGAGACGATGCTCAGGCTGACGCCGCCGGCCGGCGACCGACTGGAGACGACCGACACCTACGACGTGCAACCGGGCGGCGCGGAGAGCAACGTCGCCTGCGGCGCGTCCCTGCTCGGCGTCGACTCGGTCTGGCTGTCGAAGCTCCCGAAGTCGCCGCTCGGTCAGCGCGTCGTGCGGGAACTGCGGGGCCACGGCGTCCGAACCGGGGTCGCGTGGGCCGACCCCGACGACCACCGCCTCGGCACCTACTACCTCGAACACGGGGGCACGCCGCGTGGCACGAACGTCATCTACGACCGGGCCGACTCGGCGGTGACGACCGTCACGCCCGACGAACTGCCGGTCGCCGCGATCAAGGGTGCCGAGAGGTTCTACACCTCCGGGATCACCCCGGCGCTCTCGCCGACCACCCTCGCCACGACCCGGACCTTGCTGGAAGCCGCCCGCGAGGCCGACACGCGGACCGCCTTCGACCTGAACTACCGGTCGAAGCTCTGGGACCCCGACACGGCGGCGGAGACCTACCGCGACCTCTTCCCGCTGATCGACACCCTCGTCGCGCCGGTCCGGGACGCTCGGAACGTCCTCGACCGCGAGGGCACACCGATCGAGATCGCCCACAGCCTCGCCACCGACCACGGCTTCGACACCGTGGTCCTGACGCGCGGCGACAGCGGCGCGACCGCACTCCACGCCGACGAGATCTACGAACAACCGGCCTTCGAGACCGAGACGTTCGACGCGATCGGCACCGGTGACGCCTTCGTCGCGGGCTTTCTCGCGCGGCGGATTCGCGGCGACGACGTAGACACGGCGCTGGAGTACGCGGCCGCCGCCGCCTCGCTGAAGCGCACGGTCGGCGGCGACGTGGCGGTGATCCGCCCCGAGGAGGTTGAGGCGGTCGTCGCCGAGTCCGGCGACGAGATCTCGCGGTAG
- a CDS encoding NUDIX domain-containing protein, translating to MGKTWRAVVTQKAVIRDAGEVLVVRDANDGDWEFPGGRIDRKERPREALLREVREETTLDVRVSEPVYTASKRRKKKKGKFFVYYAATSADREVSLSDEHTDHRWLPPSAARPLLNDRRATALDRATAPDRPTE from the coding sequence GTGGGTAAGACGTGGCGCGCGGTCGTGACCCAGAAGGCCGTGATCCGCGACGCTGGCGAGGTGCTCGTCGTCCGGGACGCGAACGACGGCGACTGGGAGTTCCCCGGCGGGCGCATCGACCGCAAGGAACGTCCCCGCGAGGCACTGCTCCGGGAGGTCCGCGAGGAGACCACACTGGACGTGCGGGTGTCCGAACCGGTCTACACCGCCAGCAAGCGCCGGAAGAAGAAGAAGGGCAAGTTCTTCGTCTACTACGCGGCGACGAGCGCCGACCGCGAGGTCTCGCTGTCGGACGAGCACACCGACCACCGGTGGCTCCCGCCGAGCGCGGCGCGACCACTGCTGAACGACCGGCGGGCGACCGCACTGGATCGGGCGACTGCACCGGATCGGCCGACCGAGTGA